The Oscillatoria salina IIICB1 genome has a window encoding:
- a CDS encoding NAD(P)/FAD-dependent oxidoreductase translates to MNEQSKRICILGGGFGGLYTALRLNELPWEPAKKPEIVLIDKSDRFLFSPLLYELVTGELQTWEIAPPFAEILADTDICFQRAYVTGIDVPSKGIELENSPDLPFDKLAIAMGGKTPLDIVPGAVEYAIPFRSLADAYRLDEQLRLLENSERDKIRVAIAGGGYSGVELACKLADRLGSRGRIRLIERSDDILYTSTEFNREAAKKALLARKVWIDTETTIESITSETLSLLYKGQIDTIPVDLVLWTIGTKVSELIQALPLKHNQQGRLTVTPTLQTVDNEDIYALGDLADCQDASGQQVPATAQSALQQSDYCAWNIWASMTGRPLLPLRYQQLGEMMTLGTDNATLSSLGWKFDGNLAYLARRLVYLYRMPTWKHQLTVGLNWITQPIVELLS, encoded by the coding sequence AGCAAAGAAACCGGAAATTGTCCTGATCGATAAAAGCGATCGCTTTTTATTTTCCCCTCTTTTGTACGAATTAGTCACTGGAGAGTTGCAAACTTGGGAAATTGCACCGCCGTTTGCAGAAATTCTGGCTGATACTGATATTTGCTTCCAGCGCGCTTACGTGACGGGAATCGACGTGCCAAGCAAGGGGATAGAATTGGAAAATAGCCCGGATTTGCCTTTTGATAAACTGGCGATCGCGATGGGTGGTAAGACTCCTTTAGATATTGTGCCGGGAGCGGTAGAATATGCTATCCCCTTCCGTAGTTTAGCCGACGCTTATCGCCTGGACGAACAACTGCGGCTGCTAGAAAATTCCGAGCGCGATAAAATTCGCGTAGCGATCGCGGGTGGCGGTTATAGTGGCGTAGAATTGGCTTGTAAACTTGCCGATCGACTCGGATCTCGCGGGAGAATTCGTTTGATCGAACGCAGTGATGATATTCTCTACACCTCAACTGAGTTTAATCGCGAAGCTGCAAAGAAAGCCTTGCTAGCACGAAAGGTTTGGATCGATACGGAAACTACAATTGAGTCAATTACTTCCGAAACCCTCTCTTTACTTTACAAAGGACAAATAGACACAATTCCAGTAGATCTTGTACTTTGGACAATCGGAACAAAAGTCTCGGAGCTTATTCAAGCACTTCCTCTCAAGCACAACCAACAAGGAAGATTAACCGTAACTCCCACTCTCCAAACAGTAGATAACGAAGATATCTATGCTTTAGGAGACTTAGCCGACTGTCAGGATGCCAGTGGTCAACAAGTACCCGCAACTGCCCAATCTGCCCTACAACAATCAGATTACTGCGCTTGGAACATTTGGGCAAGTATGACCGGACGACCATTACTTCCCTTGCGCTATCAGCAGTTAGGAGAGATGATGACATTAGGAACCGATAATGCCACTCTTAGCAGTCTCGGTTGGAAATTCGACGGAAATCTGGCTTATTTAGCAAGGCGTTTGGTTTATTTGTACAGAATGCCAACCTGGAAGCATCAATTAACTGTCGGATTGAATTGGATTACTCAACCTATAGTAGAGTTACTTTCGTAG
- a CDS encoding HAD-IA family hydrolase, whose product MEQPKVIFLDAVGTLFGVRGSIGKIYAELASQFGVEVTAEQVNPAFYASFKASPPPVDRQVHFIEIIDVEYEWWYAIASATFQQLGILDRFEDFPAFFSQLYQHFASAAPWYVYPDVLPALEYWRGKGIELGVVSNFDSRLYQVLETLKLADFFRSVTISFAVGAAKPNPKIFTTALAKHQCSPAQAWHIGDSLKEDYHGAKAVGMKAFLVERPTFVLRG is encoded by the coding sequence ATGGAACAACCGAAAGTCATATTTTTGGATGCCGTGGGAACTTTGTTTGGCGTGAGGGGAAGTATTGGTAAAATATATGCCGAGCTTGCCAGTCAGTTTGGAGTCGAAGTTACTGCCGAACAAGTAAATCCAGCTTTTTATGCTAGCTTTAAAGCTTCACCGCCACCAGTAGATCGACAAGTTCATTTTATCGAAATTATCGATGTAGAGTATGAATGGTGGTACGCGATCGCTAGTGCTACTTTTCAACAACTCGGTATTCTCGATCGCTTTGAAGACTTCCCTGCCTTTTTCTCTCAACTTTACCAACACTTTGCTTCTGCTGCTCCCTGGTATGTCTATCCAGATGTCCTCCCAGCCCTCGAATATTGGCGTGGGAAAGGCATTGAATTAGGCGTGGTTTCTAATTTTGACTCCAGACTGTATCAAGTGTTAGAAACTCTTAAATTAGCTGACTTTTTTCGCAGCGTAACCATTTCCTTCGCTGTGGGTGCAGCTAAACCCAACCCCAAAATTTTTACGACAGCCCTAGCAAAGCATCAATGTTCGCCCGCACAAGCATGGCACATCGGCGATAGTTTAAAAGAGGATTATCATGGAGCAAAAGCTGTTGGGATGAAAGCTTTTTTAGTCGAACGACCAACTTTTGTTTTGAGAGGATGA